The Sulfurimonas sp. HSL-1716 sequence TTGCAGATGTTTTAAAACGGCGGGATGTTTGATAAGCTTTGAAAGTATCGGAATCGAGTTTTGTTTTACCTCGATCTGCGTCCAGTATCTTGCACCCTCTTGCAGTTTGTTTTCACTGTTTGCCGTCAGCTCTTTAGAAGCTGTTTGAATGAGATACTTGCTCTCTCCCAAGGATTTGATCACGTCAATAGTGAGCAGTTTTATAAGCGCTTTGGCTTCGGCGGGCGAAGAGGAAGCCAGTTTAAGTATATTGGAAAGGTCGCTTACGGAAAAACTCATAGCTGTTTTGCGTTTTCCAGAATTTTAAATGAAAGGGATAGTTTGTCCGTACGTGCAAGCGTAAGGGAACCTTCTTTTGTGATGAACTCTATCTCGTTGTCATCGGTGCCGAAGCTTTTATCGTCTGACAAGAGGTTGAGGCAAACGGCATCTGCTCCTTTGTCTGTTATAAGCGAAGCCGCATTTTCTTTTGCATGAGCGGCGTCTGTCTCGGCTTTGAAACCGACGACTTTTATTCCCTCTTTATCTACGTTTTTCAAGATATCGGTGTTTTGTTTTAGTTCAAGACTCCAAGACGAGCCAAGAGCCTCTTTTTTGAGTTTGCCGTTTTGTGCATATGCCGGGATATAATCGCTGACGGCGGCAGCCATAAAGAGATAGGGCTCTTTTTGTATAAGTTCGATCGGTTTGTCCGAAGCAAGCGAAGGTTTTGAGAGTTTACCTTTTTTTGCGATGCGTATCGAATCGGTTACGAACTCCTGCATCTCTTCACTTGAACTTACGTCTATGGTATGTACGGCTTTTGGCAGATCGGCGTCAAACTTCGTGGCTATGAGGTTGACGTCCGCACCTTTGCAAAAGAGCGCAGCTGCAAGCGCGCTTGCCATCTTGCCGCTTGAAAAGTTGGAGATATAACGCACGTCGTCTATCTTTTCGACCGTTCCTCCGCCTGTCACTATGACGCGTCTGTCTACCCAAAAATCCTCTTTTAAAATCTCTCTTGCAATATACCAGAATATCTCGGAAGGTTCGGCCATGGCGCCGTCCCCGACGGTCTTGCAGGCAAGCTCTTTCGTCTGAGTTGCCACCACTTCATAGTTAGCGATGGCGAGCATCTTTAGATTGCCCTGTGTTATGGGGTTTGCAAGCATATTTGTGTTTGCAGAAGGTGCTATTATTTTTTTGTAGGGGTATGCCAGCGCGCATTGAAGCAGCATGTTGTCGGCAACGGCGTTAGCCAGTTTTGCAATTGTGTTCGCGCTGCAGGGCGCTATGACGAAGATATCGGCCCACTCTGTTGTTTTAATATGGTTATGATCGCTTGACCATGATTCGCTTTGTTCGTCGAGCACTTTGTTCGTACAAAGCGCTTCGAATGTAAGCGGAGTCACGAATTTTTTGGCAGCTTCGCTCATGACGACTCTTACATCGGCGCCTGCTTTTGTAAGCAGACGGATGAGTTCAAGCGATTTGTAGATCGCGATAGAACCCGTCACTCCCAAAAGTATTTTCTTGTCTTTTAACAGATCGGAGGGTATAACCATTTTCAGCCTTGTCGTATATACTTGGTTTAAGTGTTATATTTTAGCATTAAATGGCTTAATAGCTTTAATCTACTTGTTTTTAACTCTGTAATATCTCATATTTTATGCGGGCTTTTTCATAACAGCTCTGCAAGTGCTCTTTTAACATCTCTACAACGGCAAAATCAAGTTTTCCGTCTTCGCACATCCGGTAGAGGATATCGTAAGCCTCATTCATATCAAGTCCTGCTCTGTAGGGTCTGTCTTGTATGAGAGCTTGAAATATGTCTGCTACCGTTATGATCCTTGCTTCTATGGGAATATCCGATGCACTGAGATTGTACGGGTATCCTTTGGCATCCAGAGTTTCATGATGAAGAGACGCCAAATGGGCTATCTCTTTAAAACCTTTGATATGTCTGAGTATGATAAACGAATCAAATCCGTGGCGGTTCATTATCAATCTTTCATCGGTATTTAGTTTTGAAGGTTTGTCCAATATGGCGTCATCGACTCTTAGTTTTCCAAGATCGTGCAGCAGGGCAGCCAACTCTATCTTCTCGCAGCTCTCTTTAGGAAGTTCGAACAGATCGGCTAAATAACGCGAGAGGCTGCTTACGCTGATGGAGTGTTCAGAGGTAAACGTGCTTTTCGCATCTACGACGGCGGCAAACATAAGAGATATCTCTTTGATCTCTTCAAACGAGAGATCTTTGTCAAAACCTTTTTCTATCCACTCCAAGAAGTACTCTTCCAATGCTTCGTTCTCAAGATAAAACCAGAATGAATCACGAGCGGATATTGTCATAAAACCTTCTACTAATTTCGGTGAGAACATAATGCCTGAGTATTTGTTGACGGTTTCTTGCATAGAGCGTATAGATCTTATGCCGCTGTTCTTCATCTGAGCGTTGAGAGCATCTATCCTGTCTACAAGATAGATAAGGTTGGATACCTCTTTTTCACGTTGGCTGAGCGTATCGGGCAGGTCTTGCCAATGGGTATGGTGGTATCTTACGTAAGTGGAAAATCTGCCGTAAGTTTTTGTCGTCTTTAAGAGGCCTTCCCCGCGTATGGAGTGGACTTGAGAGTTGTCCCAGTCGAGTTCCGTGACGAGATGGGTGTGAACATCCGTTGAAGAAACACCGCAGTCATGCAGCATCCCTGTAAAGATGATGTCGTCGATGAGTGTTTTGTCCCAAGAAAGCTCTTTAGCGAGTTCAGCTGCCATATATGCCACTCTTTTGCCGTGCAGAGTGTCGTCTATGCCGACAAAGTCCAACGCTCCCGAGAGGGCGTAAGTCACCTCTCTTATATTTAATGAATATTTCACACTACACCTCGCAAAATATTAAAAAAGTTTATATAAAAAGTGTAGCGCAAAAACTATTTTTTCATACTTAATCACTCTTATTTGCAATATTCTGCAAAAGCGTTTATCTCATCTTTTAATGTCCTGTACTCTATAAGGCTTTCCTTTAACGACTCTGGTATCTCTTTTGCAGAAGCGCCTGAGAGAAGACCGAGTATTATTCCTCTGTGTACGTTGTCACCGCCTGCGTTCGCGTTGTCAAAAAGAGAAGATTTAAAATCAAAACCGTTTTTATATAAGAAATAAAATATCAGAGGTACTCCGTGTTCGGGATAACATGCCGTGGCAAAACGTTTTGTTATCATGCTCTCATCGGTGGCGGAGGGGAGGATCTCGTCGAGGTATTCGTCCGAAAATTCGGTATGTATCTTCCACATCAGCTCTTTTGGGATGTTGCTGGGGCCTTTATGGTCATGATACATCCTTGTCAATTCATCTCCGTGTATCTTGATGAGAGGGATCTGTTTTGCATATTCATTCAACTGTTTCATCGGTTCTTCACCGTGCAGAAGCTTTGTCAAAAACGGTATAAGCACGCCAAGAGCAGAAGAGATGTTTTGAGACCTGTGAGTCAGTTCTTGATGTGTTATGGCGACACCCAAGCCCTCGTACGAGTTCTTTGAGAGCAGAGAAAGCACAAGCGGACGGATAATGCCTCCATGCGCGGCGATCGACCATTTGTCCTTTTGACTTCCTGCACACAGCTCCGGAGGTATCCCTTTGGAGTAGTTTTCAAACCAGTCGCGCAGGTAGATCTCCAGATAGGGATCGCGGTTCGTTCCCGAGGTCATATACTGTACAAAATCATCCAAAAAACTTTTTTCGTCATAACCGCCGTTTTTGATGACGGAGCGCATAAGGACTCTGATGAGGTTCGCTCCCAGAGTGTTCTCTCCCGCTTTGAGTCCATGGTGGTAGTGGTATCTTTCATCAAAACGGGGCATAAGATTGCCGTGTTCTCCCGAATGTGCCATCACGTCTGTTTGCAGATGGCTGTACGAGGTGTCGTAAAAGCGGATGTGTTCATGCAGGATATCGTACGAACGACCGAGTTCTTTGGCATTTTTCACATCGGGAAAGTAGGGATTACCGACCATAAAAGACTCAAGATGGGGATGAGGTGCATCGTTATAACCCGTGATCTTCCCGAAATCTTTTTTAAGATAATCCAGATTATAGTACCAGTGTGCCGGCATACAGACGGCGTCTGAGATAAACAGACCCCAAAGTGCGTTTTTGATTCGTAAAACATCTCTCATACGGCTACCTTTTGTCAAAGTACTAAGCATAAAGGAGTATTATATGCCTTAAATCAAAAAGTAGATTAAAAAAACGAAGCTACTTAAGCCCTTTAAGAGCTTTTTTTCGGTGTTGTTTCTAGAAGTCTAAAAACTTGAACTCTGCTACGATAGGGTTATGGTCGGAGATATTTTTGCTGTTTATGACATGCGAATCGACAAGCTCAAGACCTCTGTAAAATATATGATCCAGACTGTGTGAAAAGACTTTTTTCAGATTCGTATTATCGGAAAATGTGACCTGCTTAAGGGAGAGATCGCTTGTGAACTCTCGCAGGGATTCCACTCGTTTGGTGTTCCATGTATTAAAATCTCCTGCGACGATCATAGCCCCTTTATGTGATATGACAGCTGATCTGATGTTTTGGAGTTCATTGTAAAAGTCGCTGTTCTTTACAAAATTTATCGCATGCAGATTTACTATTATCAGCTTTTTTTCGTTTGATATCTTGTGTTCGGTTATGAGTGTGACCTTGTGCGTGGTGTAGAGCATCTCCTTTTTCTTTGTAAGCAGGGAAAGAACGTTGTCGCAAGAGATCTTAAATGCACTCAAAACACCGAAAACATGGCTTTTCGTTTGGATATTTGGAGAGAGGATATAGGAGTAGTCGTATATATCCAGTTCATTCGTTACCCGTTTTTTAACCTCCTGTAAAAGCAGGATGTCTATCTTTTTGTCTTCGATAAGAGAGTCTAAGAACTCTTTGTAAGCGCCCGAAAGAGAGAGTTTTGCTACATTCCAGCATAAAACGGTAAAATTCTCGTTACAGTATCTGTCTTGATGGTTCAAAGATTTTATATAGTTGCCTGGTAAAAACATTCTCTTCTCTTTTCCTTCGTTACAATTGCGGTGCTATGATCCTCATCAGGTTTTCTATGATCCTTCTGGGTGCAGAAGGCTGTTTTACGCCGTTTGAAGATCTGTCCAAAAGCTTCTGCATCCATACTTCGATCTCTTTTATGACTTTGGCGGAGTAGACGAACGTGGCAACCTCGTAGTTTAAGAACAGGCTTCTGTTGTCTATGTTCACGCTTCCCAGCATTACGCTTGTCTCGTCAAATATAATGGCCTTTGCATGAAGCATCGCGCCGTTATAAAGTGCGACCTCTATGCCGGATTCTTCAAGCTCTCTCATATATGAACTTCTCGTCAGATCGGCTATGAAATAGTTTGACTCTTTTGGCGTTATGAGTCTGACGTCTATGCCTTTGTGTTTTGCGATGACGAGCGCTTCGACCAAAGAGACATCCGGCACAAAATAGGGAGTAACGATCCATATCCGTTTTTTGGCACTGTAAATAGCGCAGAGCAGGGCTTCGTAAAGAGCATCTTTTTTCATGTCAGGTCCCGAAGGGACGACCTGTACGTACGCATCTCCGCCGTTTTGAATAGTGTCTGCCGAAAAGCTGAGTTTTTCTTGCGAAGCGTAGAACCAGTCTGATGCAAAGATCTCGAAATACTGCTCGGCTGAGGAACCCTCTACCAAAAAAAGTATGTCTTCGCGTCTGGAAGCGTCAGGGGCCGATCCGAAATATTCGTTTGAGACGTTCATCCCTCCGCTTAAGACTTTTTTGTTATCGAAAATATATATTTTTCTGTGGTTTCTAAGATTTATGTAGTTTCTAAAAGGCATCTCGAAGATAGGCATAAAAAACTGTATCTGTACGCCCGCTTTTTTGAGCCGTCTGAGTCTGCCGCTAAAGAGATACAGATCTATGGAACCCAAAGAATCAAGGAGTATCTTTATTTCGACTCCCTCTTTTGCTTTATTGATAAGGGCCTTTATGATATCTTTGGTGACGTCGTCATATCTAAAGATATAGGTGCAGATGTAAATGGAACTTTTTGCATCCGCTATGCAGTTCATGAACTCTTTATACGCTTCTAAAGGATCGGTAAAGAGCTCAAAATGCTCGTTTTCGACCGCATCTGCTATGTCGTAACTTCGCAGGACTTCGTTTATGGGGTTCTCTTTGTCAAAACGGTGAGTATGTTTTTTTAGCGTGATGTGCTCTTTTTTGTACCTGTTCTCTCGTTTTCTTGAGCCAAAGATCATATATAAAACGACCGCGACATAGGGCATAAGGATCATAAACAAGAGCCAGGCGATCATGCTCGTCGGCGTGCGTCTCTTATATAACATGTGTGCAAGAACCAGGACTACGAGAAGTTCGCCGGCTATGATGAGACTGTGATAGATGATTATGTTTGCCAAGTCCGTGTCCCTTGTTTGAGCTTTTGAAAATTATATCATTATTATTTGAGAGCAATGTAGTATAATATTTGGATGGAAGCACATGACTTTTTTCTGATACTCTTTTTGATTCTCATCGTCGCCCGTATATTGGGCGAGCTTTTTGCGCGGCTGGGTATCCCTTCCGTTTTGGGCGAGCTTTTTGCAGGGGTACTTCTCGGTTCCTCTGTTTTAGGCGTGATCGAGCCAAACGAAATACTCAAGATATTGGCTGAGATCGGGATCATCCTGCTTCTGTTTGAAGTGGGGATAGAGACCGATTTTGCGCGTTTGAAGAACGCCGGAATGAAATCTTTGGTAGTCGCGATATTAGGTGTGGTACTGCCGCTTGGCACAGGGCTTTTGACCTCTTACTATCTTTTCGGACTGGCTTTTGACATCTCCTTGTTCATTGGCGGTACGCTTACGGCGACGAGTATAGGCATCACGCTTCGGGTATTGCGGGATATCCATATGGAAAATACCAATATAGCCCAGATCGTCATCGGCGCGGCGGTGATAGACGATATCATCGGCATCATCCTTTTGGTTTTCATATATGACTTTTCCGTCTCGCATGAAGCGAACTTCAGACATACCCTCTCCGTGGCGGGAATGGTTTTGATGTTTTTGGTGCTCGCACCCGTTTTGGCAAAGACTCTTTCCTACCTCATACACAAATATCATGGACGCCATCTCGTGCCCGGATATATCCCGACCATCATTATCTCTCTTATTTTGCTTTTTGCGTATTTTTCGCATCTGGTAGGTGCTCCCGCCATCCTCGGTTCGTTTGCGGCAGGAGTAGCCCTTTCACGCAGGTTCTTTCTGCCTTTTGGAGCTTTTTTGAACACAAACGAGATACTGCTTGGCGAGGTCAGAAAGAACATGACCCCCATCATCCAGATATTTACCCCCATCTTTTTTGTCATGGTCGGTCTCTCCATGGATCTGCGGGTCATAGATTTTTCGTCGGCTTCTTTTTGGGTGATGTCCGTTTCATTTATCTCTCTTGCTTTTATTACCAAGTTCATAGGTGCGTTTTTCATCATTCAAAGCTGTGCAAGGAACAACGCCCTCATCGGTATCTCGATGATACCAAGAGGCGAAGTAGGGCTTATCTTTGCAGAGATGGGAAGGGTAAACGGCATCCTTCCAAACGAAATATACGCAATGCTGATCTTTGTCATCATAGCTACGACGGTCATTCCTCCGTTTCTGCTTAAGAAATATTTTAAAGGAGAGTGTGCTTAAAACACCGGATGATTTGCAAAGATCAAAAGATGATATAATCGTCCGGAGTTTCTAAAATACCCGATTATATAACAGTGAACGAGGTGATATTATGGAATATACTTTAGAGGTATCGCAGCTTTACCATGCATGCGAGAGCGAGCTTTTTTCATTTGACAGCACCGAAGAACTTGAGCCTTTGACGCAGCCTATCGGGCAAAAAAAAGCTTTTGAAGCGGTGGATTTTGCTATCGACATCCAGCAGAGCGGTTACAACGTTTTTGCCATGGGGCCGGCGGGAAGCGGGAAGTTTTCTACTATCTTGAGCTTTTTGCAGGAAAAAGCGGCAAGCCGAAAAGTTCCAAGCGACTGGTGTTACGTAAACAATTTTCAAGATCCGAGAAAACCGCTCGCCATAGAACTTTCGCCGGGAAAAGCCGCAGAGTTTAAAGAGGATGTCGATGAACTCGTCGAACTTTTAAAAGAGATACTTCCGACAGTCTTTGAAAGCAACAGCTATCATAACGAGCGTGAGGCGATCGTAGAAAAATACCTCAATCAGCAAAGCGCTATCTTTAAAGAACTCCAAGAAGAAGCCCTCAAACATGACGTCGCGATGGACGCATCCTCCATGACGCGCGTGACCTTTGTCCCTATCATCGACGGTAAAAAGCTCTCAGCAGAAGAGTTCAAAGCCATCAAAGGCGAACAAAAAGAGGAGATAAACCGTAAACTGACAGAATATGAGGCGATCTTAAAAGAGGGATTGCGCAAGGTCAGCGAACTTGCCAAAGCACAGCAAAAAGAGTTTAAATCGCTTGATAAAAAAACGACCGAGAACGCGGTGACATCGCTTATCGACGATCTTCGCGAAAAATACGGCGGCTTTGAGAAGATCATCGCTTATCTTGATGCCCTGAAGCAAGACGTCATCCGCAACGTAAGGGATTTTGTAGTCAAATTGGACGATATGAACATGCCTCCTTTCATGCAGGAATTCTACGCGCCGACATTCTCAAAATACGAGGTGAACCTTCTTATCTCTCACGAAGCGGACAGCTCCGCACCCGTCATCTTTGAAGACAATCCCACGCATCAAAACATCATAGGAAAGATGGAATACTCATCACAGGTCGGAACGCTCATTACGGATTTTACGATGATCAAACCGGGTGCGCTGCACAAAGCAAACGGAGGGTATCTCATCTTAAACGCGAGAAAACTGCTTATGCAGCCTTTTGCGTATGAAGAGTTAAAACGCGTCCTGCGCTCAAAAGAGATACGCATAGAGTCTCTTGTCCAGCAGTATTCGCTTATCAGTACGACCTCGCTTGAGCCCGAGCCGATCCCCATAGACGTCAAGGTCGTTCTTATCGGAGAACGGGTGCTTTACTATCTTTTGCACCACTACGATCCCGATTTTGAGGAGCTCTTTAAGGTCAGTGCGGATTTTGAAGACGATATGCCGCGCTCCAAAGAAAACATCGGGCTTTATGCAAGGATGATAGGCACCATAGCAAAGCGCGACGGACTGCTTCCTCTGACTCCAAATGCCGTTGCCAGAGTTATAGAAGAGAGTTCCCGCGAGGTCTCGCATGCCCTGAAGTTTTCCACGCATCTCAGAACGCTTTCGGACCTGCTCAAAGAAGCGGATTACTGGTCGAAAAAAGAGGGAAGCGGAGTAATCGACAAACAGAGTATCGACAAAGTTCTTTTGACCCGCAAAGAGCGTCTCAACCGCATCCAAAGAAAGCTTTACGAGATGATAGAAGAGGGGACTATCATGATAAACGTCGGCGGAAGTACGGTGGGGCAGATAAACGCTCTTAGCTTCATCTCTTTGGGCGGGTATGATTTCGGTGTGGCCACAAGGATCACCGCAAGGACCAGGATCGGCAAAGGTGAGATAATCGACATCGAGCGAAAGGTCGAGCTCAGCGGGCCTATCCACTCAAAAGGGGTAATGATCCTCAGTTCCTATCTGGGCTCTACATACGCCAAAGATATGCCGCTTAGCCTCTCCGTCTCGCTCGTGTTCGAACAGTCTTACGGTATGGTCGAGGGCGACAGCGCTTCGTCCACGGAGCTTTACGCCATCCTCTCCTCATTGAGCGAGCTGCCCATAAAGCAAAATATCGCCGTGACGGGCTCTGTAAACCAGTTTGGGGAAGTACAGGCCATCGGCGGGGTAAACGAGAAGATAGAAGGGTTCTTCGACATCTGTATGCGTCATGACCCTAAAGCCTCTTACGGGGTCATCATCCCCCATGCGAACGTAAAACATCTGATGCTCAAAGAGGAGGTGCTCGAAGCGGTGAAAAACGGCACTTTTACCGTGTACGCGGTCAAGAACATAGACGAGGGGATATCCATACTGACGGGTGAAGATGCAAAAATCGTCAATGCAAAGGTCGTTGACCGTCTGAGGGAACTCTCCAAAATAGCAAGAGAG is a genomic window containing:
- the coaBC gene encoding bifunctional phosphopantothenoylcysteine decarboxylase/phosphopantothenate--cysteine ligase CoaBC — translated: MVIPSDLLKDKKILLGVTGSIAIYKSLELIRLLTKAGADVRVVMSEAAKKFVTPLTFEALCTNKVLDEQSESWSSDHNHIKTTEWADIFVIAPCSANTIAKLANAVADNMLLQCALAYPYKKIIAPSANTNMLANPITQGNLKMLAIANYEVVATQTKELACKTVGDGAMAEPSEIFWYIAREILKEDFWVDRRVIVTGGGTVEKIDDVRYISNFSSGKMASALAAALFCKGADVNLIATKFDADLPKAVHTIDVSSSEEMQEFVTDSIRIAKKGKLSKPSLASDKPIELIQKEPYLFMAAAVSDYIPAYAQNGKLKKEALGSSWSLELKQNTDILKNVDKEGIKVVGFKAETDAAHAKENAASLITDKGADAVCLNLLSDDKSFGTDDNEIEFITKEGSLTLARTDKLSLSFKILENAKQL
- a CDS encoding HD domain-containing phosphohydrolase; the protein is MKYSLNIREVTYALSGALDFVGIDDTLHGKRVAYMAAELAKELSWDKTLIDDIIFTGMLHDCGVSSTDVHTHLVTELDWDNSQVHSIRGEGLLKTTKTYGRFSTYVRYHHTHWQDLPDTLSQREKEVSNLIYLVDRIDALNAQMKNSGIRSIRSMQETVNKYSGIMFSPKLVEGFMTISARDSFWFYLENEALEEYFLEWIEKGFDKDLSFEEIKEISLMFAAVVDAKSTFTSEHSISVSSLSRYLADLFELPKESCEKIELAALLHDLGKLRVDDAILDKPSKLNTDERLIMNRHGFDSFIILRHIKGFKEIAHLASLHHETLDAKGYPYNLSASDIPIEARIITVADIFQALIQDRPYRAGLDMNEAYDILYRMCEDGKLDFAVVEMLKEHLQSCYEKARIKYEILQS
- a CDS encoding ADP-ribosylglycohydrolase family protein encodes the protein MRDVLRIKNALWGLFISDAVCMPAHWYYNLDYLKKDFGKITGYNDAPHPHLESFMVGNPYFPDVKNAKELGRSYDILHEHIRFYDTSYSHLQTDVMAHSGEHGNLMPRFDERYHYHHGLKAGENTLGANLIRVLMRSVIKNGGYDEKSFLDDFVQYMTSGTNRDPYLEIYLRDWFENYSKGIPPELCAGSQKDKWSIAAHGGIIRPLVLSLLSKNSYEGLGVAITHQELTHRSQNISSALGVLIPFLTKLLHGEEPMKQLNEYAKQIPLIKIHGDELTRMYHDHKGPSNIPKELMWKIHTEFSDEYLDEILPSATDESMITKRFATACYPEHGVPLIFYFLYKNGFDFKSSLFDNANAGGDNVHRGIILGLLSGASAKEIPESLKESLIEYRTLKDEINAFAEYCK
- a CDS encoding endonuclease/exonuclease/phosphatase family protein; the protein is MFLPGNYIKSLNHQDRYCNENFTVLCWNVAKLSLSGAYKEFLDSLIEDKKIDILLLQEVKKRVTNELDIYDYSYILSPNIQTKSHVFGVLSAFKISCDNVLSLLTKKKEMLYTTHKVTLITEHKISNEKKLIIVNLHAINFVKNSDFYNELQNIRSAVISHKGAMIVAGDFNTWNTKRVESLREFTSDLSLKQVTFSDNTNLKKVFSHSLDHIFYRGLELVDSHVINSKNISDHNPIVAEFKFLDF
- a CDS encoding phospholipase D-like domain-containing protein is translated as MANIIIYHSLIIAGELLVVLVLAHMLYKRRTPTSMIAWLLFMILMPYVAVVLYMIFGSRKRENRYKKEHITLKKHTHRFDKENPINEVLRSYDIADAVENEHFELFTDPLEAYKEFMNCIADAKSSIYICTYIFRYDDVTKDIIKALINKAKEGVEIKILLDSLGSIDLYLFSGRLRRLKKAGVQIQFFMPIFEMPFRNYINLRNHRKIYIFDNKKVLSGGMNVSNEYFGSAPDASRREDILFLVEGSSAEQYFEIFASDWFYASQEKLSFSADTIQNGGDAYVQVVPSGPDMKKDALYEALLCAIYSAKKRIWIVTPYFVPDVSLVEALVIAKHKGIDVRLITPKESNYFIADLTRSSYMRELEESGIEVALYNGAMLHAKAIIFDETSVMLGSVNIDNRSLFLNYEVATFVYSAKVIKEIEVWMQKLLDRSSNGVKQPSAPRRIIENLMRIIAPQL
- a CDS encoding cation:proton antiporter, with protein sequence MEAHDFFLILFLILIVARILGELFARLGIPSVLGELFAGVLLGSSVLGVIEPNEILKILAEIGIILLLFEVGIETDFARLKNAGMKSLVVAILGVVLPLGTGLLTSYYLFGLAFDISLFIGGTLTATSIGITLRVLRDIHMENTNIAQIVIGAAVIDDIIGIILLVFIYDFSVSHEANFRHTLSVAGMVLMFLVLAPVLAKTLSYLIHKYHGRHLVPGYIPTIIISLILLFAYFSHLVGAPAILGSFAAGVALSRRFFLPFGAFLNTNEILLGEVRKNMTPIIQIFTPIFFVMVGLSMDLRVIDFSSASFWVMSVSFISLAFITKFIGAFFIIQSCARNNALIGISMIPRGEVGLIFAEMGRVNGILPNEIYAMLIFVIIATTVIPPFLLKKYFKGECA
- a CDS encoding ATP-binding protein gives rise to the protein MEYTLEVSQLYHACESELFSFDSTEELEPLTQPIGQKKAFEAVDFAIDIQQSGYNVFAMGPAGSGKFSTILSFLQEKAASRKVPSDWCYVNNFQDPRKPLAIELSPGKAAEFKEDVDELVELLKEILPTVFESNSYHNEREAIVEKYLNQQSAIFKELQEEALKHDVAMDASSMTRVTFVPIIDGKKLSAEEFKAIKGEQKEEINRKLTEYEAILKEGLRKVSELAKAQQKEFKSLDKKTTENAVTSLIDDLREKYGGFEKIIAYLDALKQDVIRNVRDFVVKLDDMNMPPFMQEFYAPTFSKYEVNLLISHEADSSAPVIFEDNPTHQNIIGKMEYSSQVGTLITDFTMIKPGALHKANGGYLILNARKLLMQPFAYEELKRVLRSKEIRIESLVQQYSLISTTSLEPEPIPIDVKVVLIGERVLYYLLHHYDPDFEELFKVSADFEDDMPRSKENIGLYARMIGTIAKRDGLLPLTPNAVARVIEESSREVSHALKFSTHLRTLSDLLKEADYWSKKEGSGVIDKQSIDKVLLTRKERLNRIQRKLYEMIEEGTIMINVGGSTVGQINALSFISLGGYDFGVATRITARTRIGKGEIIDIERKVELSGPIHSKGVMILSSYLGSTYAKDMPLSLSVSLVFEQSYGMVEGDSASSTELYAILSSLSELPIKQNIAVTGSVNQFGEVQAIGGVNEKIEGFFDICMRHDPKASYGVIIPHANVKHLMLKEEVLEAVKNGTFTVYAVKNIDEGISILTGEDAKIVNAKVVDRLRELSKIAREFNKSKHEDEAKE